TGAAACCTTCGAGCAGCATTCCATCGCAAGATGATGCTGTTCTCCTCTACCCATTCCGCAGAAGCAAAGATCAGCGTACTAGCGCTCCAGCTGTTCATACTGACAACagcagtggcggcggcagctCCGGTGGCGTTGCCCGGGTGCCCGGAGACCTGCGGCAACATCACCGTCCCCTACCCGTTCGGCACCCGCCCCGGCTGCTTCCGTGAAGACTTCAATCTCACATGCGAGGAGACGCCGGGCCGGCAACCGAAGCTCCTGGTGGgcgacggcgtggaggtggtCGGCATCTCTCTGCCGGAGGGCACGGTCCGTATCCACAGCAAGATGCTGGGAGTCTCGCTCCCTCTGAACACGACCTCCCTACCATTCAACGCCTCGTGGTCCGCGGGCCTGATGGCCACGGGGCAGCGCCTGGCCGTGTCGACCAAGCACAACCGGTTCGTGGCCATGGGTTGCAACCTCCTCGCCAGCCTCGTCATCGACTCCGACGCCTCCTATTCGGTCAGCCGCTACGTCAGTTTCTGCGCGGCGCTCTGCTCTGGCGACTCCGAGGTGAGCGAAACCTCGTGCTCCGGCGTCGGCTGCTGCCATACGCCGATCGCCTTGGGCCTCCCGTCATACATGGTCCAGCTCAGCGAACTGGCCGTCGAGAGTTCCGGCGTCGGCGCGTTCGGAGTCGGACTCAGAGCGCTGTTCATCGCTGACCAGGAATGGTTCAGCAGAAAGGGAGCCCGTCTGCATCGGGAATACTTCGGCAATCAACAGAGAACCATCGACACAAAGGTGATTCCGACGGTGCTGGAGTGGTGGCTGGATTCCAACCGTGACCGGGATCTGTTCGGGTGGGGACCGGATGGCTATAGCATCATATGCCTAAGCCTGAATAGCAACTTCATAGTTTATGACCGCGATGGAAGAAATTTCCGGTGCAACTGTTCCAACGGATTCGAGGGCAATCCTTACATCGCCAATGGATGCCAAGGTACTCCCGACTGAATTCACTCTTTTCTCCCCTGTATCTAATCAGCACGTCTGACACGCATCCGTCGACCTGCATTCTTATGGGGCTTTATCGCAGTTTTAGGAAACTTTTTGCTTATCGTGTAGTACTGTAGTAGCTCCGATAATAACAACAAATGTCAACTTGGTAAACCGCTGATATGAATATGAAttaaaagaagaagaagaagctgctAGATGAGCCACAAGCGGCACGATCAGAGCTGCCATGGGGCACTCACGTTTTTTGAAATCCCCTTCCTTTGATCTATGTTACTTTACACCTTTACAGATATCGACGAATGCCAACATCCAGATCTTTACCCATGCCATGGGACCTGTATCAATTTGCCAGGGACATACCGGTGCTCATCAAAGAAAAACATCAGTAGCCTTCCAGGTACATGAGATTTTCTTTCAGTGCTATGCGTTTCACGTACATTTTTTTTCAGTTTCTTTGGTGCCATTGTAGTATATTTTTTTACTACAAATCCAATAAAATTAATTGTGTCACTAGTGTATTTTTAATCGGAGGGAGTATCATTTAATAGAGCATCTAGATAAAATTAATgtcaaaaaaggaaaaaaaagaaaacatgTACAAGAATGCAGCGTCTTTGGGAAGCAAAACCTCATGGCCGACACAAAGTAAAATCCCTTGAACACTTCTGCCATGGCGCAATTGAAGTGTTTTGAAAATTTGAGATGCAAGCCCACACGTATCCTATTGTAAATATTTGAGTTGATTTCTGCAGGTTTAATTACAATAATAGCGGTAAGTGCTGGTTTTGGCCTACTGTTTTCAGTTCTGGGTGTTGCCAAAATCAACAATAAGTTCAAGCAACGAAGGGCCAAAAAGTTGAGACAAAACTTTTTCAAGAAAAACCATGGATTGCTTCTCCAACAATTAATATCGTCAAATAAAGATATAGCTGAAAGGGCAAAGATTTTCAGCTTGGAGGAACTAGATCAAGCAACCAACAAATTTGATCAGAATCGTATCCTTGGTGGCGGAGGCCATGGCACAGTCTACAAAGGCATATTATCTGATCAACATGTCGTGGCCATCAAGAAGTCTAAAATTGTGGTTCAAAGTGAAATTGATCAGTTCATTAATGAGGTTGTTATACTTTCACAGACTAATCATAGAAATGTGGTGAAGCTCTTCGGTTGTTGCCTTGAGACAGAAGTTCCTTTACTGGTATATGAGTTTATATCAAATGGAACTTTGTCATATCATCTTCACGGACAAAATGAAAATTCTTTGTCATGGAAAGATAGACTACGAATTGCATTGGAAACTGCAAGGGCAATAGCATATCTACACTGTGCTGCTTCAAGATCAGTCTTCCATAGAGATATCAAATCTGCAAATATACTACTTACTGA
The sequence above is drawn from the Panicum hallii strain FIL2 chromosome 7, PHallii_v3.1, whole genome shotgun sequence genome and encodes:
- the LOC112898744 gene encoding wall-associated receptor kinase-like 8, with translation MMLFSSTHSAEAKISVLALQLFILTTAVAAAAPVALPGCPETCGNITVPYPFGTRPGCFREDFNLTCEETPGRQPKLLVGDGVEVVGISLPEGTVRIHSKMLGVSLPLNTTSLPFNASWSAGLMATGQRLAVSTKHNRFVAMGCNLLASLVIDSDASYSVSRYVSFCAALCSGDSEVSETSCSGVGCCHTPIALGLPSYMVQLSELAVESSGVGAFGVGLRALFIADQEWFSRKGARLHREYFGNQQRTIDTKVIPTVLEWWLDSNRDRDLFGWGPDGYSIICLSLNSNFIVYDRDGRNFRCNCSNGFEGNPYIANGCQDIDECQHPDLYPCHGTCINLPGTYRCSSKKNISSLPGLITIIAVSAGFGLLFSVLGVAKINNKFKQRRAKKLRQNFFKKNHGLLLQQLISSNKDIAERAKIFSLEELDQATNKFDQNRILGGGGHGTVYKGILSDQHVVAIKKSKIVVQSEIDQFINEVVILSQTNHRNVVKLFGCCLETEVPLLVYEFISNGTLSYHLHGQNENSLSWKDRLRIALETARAIAYLHCAASRSVFHRDIKSANILLTDILTAKVSDFGASRSISIDETGVHTAIQGTHGYLDPEYYYTSRLTEKSDVYSFGVILAELLTRITPVFSSQSSESMSLASYFVSLIRDNRLSDILDSQIVEEGGTADAEVVAKLAEACLSLKGVDRPTMRQVETTLEDVQNSNVHHNSHITRVTQNVTKDQSYNGSKGSEGTRLYSLEKEFIQSSEIPR